In one Hippocampus zosterae strain Florida chromosome 10, ASM2543408v3, whole genome shotgun sequence genomic region, the following are encoded:
- the fam168a gene encoding protein FAM168A isoform X2, with product MASGHPTDKFSFMYQPDTHKRLSSAMNPVYSPVQPGTPYGNPKNMAFAGYPGGYPTTAPTYTPNLYQTGSPGYPPGYTAAGTPYKVPPSQSNGAPPPYTPTPTPYPTAMYPIRSAYPQQNLYTQGAYYTQPVYAAQPHVIHHTTVVQPNSIPSTALYPAPVPVPTPRNNGMAAMGMVAGTTMAMSAGTLLTTPQHAPIGAHPVTVPTYRPQGTPGYSYVPPHW from the exons ATGGCGAGCGGGCATCCCACAGACAAATTCAGTTTCATGTATCAACCAGACACGCACAAGAG GTTGTCTTCAGCTATGAATCCAGTTTACAGCCCTGTTCAACCTGGAACCCCCTATGGGAACCCCAAGAACATGGCCTTTGCAG GCTATCCAGGGGGATATCCCACGACAGCACCCACATATACGCCAAATCTATATCAAACGGGAAGCCCCGGGTATCCACCTG gaTACACTGCAGCAGGCACCCCATACAAAGTGCCACCGTCTCAGTCAAATGGAGCACCTCCTCCCTATACCCCGACCCCGACACCATACCCTACAGCTATGTATCCCATCCGCAGTGCCTACCCACAGCAGAACCTGTACACACAG GGCGCATATTATACCCAACCGGTATATGCAGCTCAGCCACATGTGATCCATCACACCACTGTGGTGCAACCAAACAGCATCCCATCCACAGCCCTCTACCCAGCCCCCGTCCCTGTACCCACTCCTCGAAACAATGGCATGGCTGCCATGGGGATGGTCGCCGGGACAACCATGGCCATGAGTGCAG GGACACTGCTGACAACACCCCAGCATGCTCCTATTGGCGCGCACCCCGTTACTGTGCCCACTTACCGGCCCCAGGGCACACCTGGGTACAGCTACGTTCCACCTCACTGGTAG
- the fam168a gene encoding protein FAM168A isoform X1 — protein MASGHPTDKFSFMYQPDTHKSKNRLSSAMNPVYSPVQPGTPYGNPKNMAFAGYPGGYPTTAPTYTPNLYQTGSPGYPPGYTAAGTPYKVPPSQSNGAPPPYTPTPTPYPTAMYPIRSAYPQQNLYTQGAYYTQPVYAAQPHVIHHTTVVQPNSIPSTALYPAPVPVPTPRNNGMAAMGMVAGTTMAMSAGTLLTTPQHAPIGAHPVTVPTYRPQGTPGYSYVPPHW, from the exons ATGGCGAGCGGGCATCCCACAGACAAATTCAGTTTCATGTATCAACCAGACACGCACAAGAG CAAAAACAGGTTGTCTTCAGCTATGAATCCAGTTTACAGCCCTGTTCAACCTGGAACCCCCTATGGGAACCCCAAGAACATGGCCTTTGCAG GCTATCCAGGGGGATATCCCACGACAGCACCCACATATACGCCAAATCTATATCAAACGGGAAGCCCCGGGTATCCACCTG gaTACACTGCAGCAGGCACCCCATACAAAGTGCCACCGTCTCAGTCAAATGGAGCACCTCCTCCCTATACCCCGACCCCGACACCATACCCTACAGCTATGTATCCCATCCGCAGTGCCTACCCACAGCAGAACCTGTACACACAG GGCGCATATTATACCCAACCGGTATATGCAGCTCAGCCACATGTGATCCATCACACCACTGTGGTGCAACCAAACAGCATCCCATCCACAGCCCTCTACCCAGCCCCCGTCCCTGTACCCACTCCTCGAAACAATGGCATGGCTGCCATGGGGATGGTCGCCGGGACAACCATGGCCATGAGTGCAG GGACACTGCTGACAACACCCCAGCATGCTCCTATTGGCGCGCACCCCGTTACTGTGCCCACTTACCGGCCCCAGGGCACACCTGGGTACAGCTACGTTCCACCTCACTGGTAG
- the fam168a gene encoding protein FAM168A isoform X3 translates to MNPVYSPVQPGTPYGNPKNMAFAGYPGGYPTTAPTYTPNLYQTGSPGYPPGYTAAGTPYKVPPSQSNGAPPPYTPTPTPYPTAMYPIRSAYPQQNLYTQGAYYTQPVYAAQPHVIHHTTVVQPNSIPSTALYPAPVPVPTPRNNGMAAMGMVAGTTMAMSAGTLLTTPQHAPIGAHPVTVPTYRPQGTPGYSYVPPHW, encoded by the exons ATGAATCCAGTTTACAGCCCTGTTCAACCTGGAACCCCCTATGGGAACCCCAAGAACATGGCCTTTGCAG GCTATCCAGGGGGATATCCCACGACAGCACCCACATATACGCCAAATCTATATCAAACGGGAAGCCCCGGGTATCCACCTG gaTACACTGCAGCAGGCACCCCATACAAAGTGCCACCGTCTCAGTCAAATGGAGCACCTCCTCCCTATACCCCGACCCCGACACCATACCCTACAGCTATGTATCCCATCCGCAGTGCCTACCCACAGCAGAACCTGTACACACAG GGCGCATATTATACCCAACCGGTATATGCAGCTCAGCCACATGTGATCCATCACACCACTGTGGTGCAACCAAACAGCATCCCATCCACAGCCCTCTACCCAGCCCCCGTCCCTGTACCCACTCCTCGAAACAATGGCATGGCTGCCATGGGGATGGTCGCCGGGACAACCATGGCCATGAGTGCAG GGACACTGCTGACAACACCCCAGCATGCTCCTATTGGCGCGCACCCCGTTACTGTGCCCACTTACCGGCCCCAGGGCACACCTGGGTACAGCTACGTTCCACCTCACTGGTAG